The nucleotide sequence ttattgcatcATGTGCTGACTATTTTTCTGGTGTTTCTGTATAACATGGCTCGgaaaatggaaggtgaggttgaaacagaagatttatatgataatcttttgtctgccatggataaccaaagtagtcaaatgcaacaagtgtgtgaacaacttattgacatgaaaagagaaatatctaGTTTGTCAAATGCTTTACCTGTCACTTCCACCCCATTCAATTCTAACAGAGCTGACACATCTGACATTAACCCATTTGTTACAGTAGACAGAGCGGACATAACGCCAACATCAGTATTGACACATAATTTGCCAATTAGTACACAGCCTGTAGGGCCTAATGATCCAGTTCAGGGTAGTAACACCATTAATAACCCAGTTATTCGGGTAGGTAATGTGCATGACCCTATTGGTAATCAGTCTAAGGGATTTTGCTTAAAACCcaaggatattttgatgttgaaattgtcagatttgcaaggtattgGAACTGATAATAGACTGGCTAGGTTTTTCTGTCAAGTAGAGTTCTGTGTTTCTGCAGATATGGATAGGATCCAAGTAGCACTTACCAGAGTAGATCAAGAAATTGCAACGCTAATAACGGCTGAAATGGCCAAAAGGGGAAATACCATATCTTGGAGTCAAATTAAGGACTTTCTGAATCACCAATTTGCCTGTTCAGTTAATATTACCCAGTCTTGGCAAGAAATAGAGATGGAACGGTACAGTGTAGATGAAGCCCCCAGAACATTTGTtaacagaatgaaatgtaaattatctgcCTTTGCATTGAAATTCCCTAAGGATACCTTGCCAAAAGCTGACAATCTTGTGAAAAGGAAGTTGTATAGTGGACTTGACGGTAGATTCCAAGAACGACTCGTTGACTTCCTTGATGATGGGATACCTTTGGAAAGATTCATTGAACTAGTTGAGTATGAGTATCATTTAGCGATAATAAGTGGAACCGTTACCCAACGTAGAGTTTTACCTGTTCATAATTCTAATTCCCTTCCAAAACCTGCAGTAAATAGTACCTGTAGTGCACAAACCACATCAAAATTGGAGGATCTAGAGAAGCAGATTAGTGAGTTGTCCAACCAATTAAAAAGATTAGGTaagaaaaagggaaacaatcaGTATTGTGCTTACTGTAAGGTTAGGGATCACAAGCTTTCTGAATGTCCACATAATCCTCCGAGAGGTGTTTGTTTTGATTGCCACAGACCTGGTTGTAAAAGAGGTTCAGCACAGTGCCCAGGTCCTGTCCGAAATGAGTGACTAACGGCCAGTCACAGGTCTCCTTCTATCAATTTGATGATAAATCATGTAATGTGCCATGCCTTAATTGATACTGGTAGTGAAGTATGTGTAGCACAGAAGAGGCTTATAGAAAGTTTAGGTTTACATTGTAATCAAATGAGGAATATCCCACAACTTACTGGAGTAACTCAGCATGTTCTCCCTGTTCTTGGTACGGTGTATTTGGACGTTCATATTGGTTCCAGGGTGATTACCcatttattttctgtagtgccAGATGGTTATTTGGACACAGACCTATTGTTAGGAGCAGATTTGATTAGGTCCGCACCGATGACATGGgatgatgcaaagaaaataattgtttgggatagatttatttatccGGTAAGGTATTTGAGACCCAGACCATCTAACAAAAGGGTCAGGCAGATTACGGTACTTCAACCTAATAAACCTCAGGAAGCTCAGGTTAGACTTAGAAAGAAACTTATTCTACCCCAGTTTACTGCTGGTATTTACCCATTAGCTGTAGATGAACCTCCTAACACATTGTTAGAATTTGTACCTGAAGTTAAAGTGTGTCAAACCCAATCTGTGTTGTGCCTTAAGGTTAATGATGCTCAGGAAGTGTTATTACCATTGGTAAATAATACGAAAGCTAGGATGACGATGAAGGTTGGAACTTTATTAGGTTGTTATAGGATAATCAGTGAAGATGATATTGATCAGCCAGATACATGGTGCATAAAACTTGTTGTTGTTA is from Palaemon carinicauda isolate YSFRI2023 chromosome 13, ASM3689809v2, whole genome shotgun sequence and encodes:
- the LOC137651948 gene encoding uncharacterized protein — protein: MARKMEGEVETEDLYDNLLSAMDNQSSQMQQVCEQLIDMKREISSLSNALPVTSTPFNSNRADTSDINPFVTVDRADITPTSVLTHNLPISTQPVGPNDPVQGSNTINNPVIRVGNVHDPIGNQSKGFCLKPKDILMLKLSDLQGIGTDNRLARFFCQVEFCVSADMDRIQVALTRVDQEIATLITAEMAKRGNTISWSQIKDFLNHQFACSVNITQSWQEIEMERYSVDEAPRTFVNRMKCKLSAFALKFPKDTLPKADNLVKRKLYSGLDGRFQERLVDFLDDGIPLERFIELVEYEYHLAIISGTVTQRRVLPVHNSNSLPKPAVNSTCSAQTTSKLEDLEKQISELSNQLKRLGKKKGNNQYCAYCKVRDHKLSECPHNPPRGVCFDCHRPGCKRGSAQCPGPVRNE